The stretch of DNA TCAACCCGATAAAAGAAAAGTTTTGATTATTAATTTGTTAAATCCATTCAAAATTATCTCTTCCAGCACCAACCTCAAAATGATATTTTCCAATGCCCAAGTCGATTCCCGAAAAATGTCCGCTGTCACAAGTTATGGAGACCTTGTTCCCGCTGCCCTTAACTGTAAATGCCATCTTGTTCAGTGCGGTAGGGGCATATAGCAACGCTTCAACACCCTCAGCAAACCACCTAGGAGTTTCACCTTCGTAACTACTAATTTGATCGGCAGTTTTCATCTTGTGCTGAACTCCGTTAGTTTGGCCATAACCAATGGCGATAATGCCGTTTATTCTAACAGACTTATTTTCAAGATTGCTTTTCGCACCGTTTGGGTTGAACATACCGCCAACCCACCAACTATTAAGCCCCAGTGTTTGAGCATACAACATGATATCTGCACCATAATAGCCAAGCTTCTCGTCAAGGTCTGCACGGTCAGGTCCTGCAAGAACGATGTAGTTGTTTACGCCTTTTGCTAGAAGCAGTTTTGCGATGCTAGAAAGACCGTCAGATTTTCCTGTTATAAGTTTTATATTAAGGTCATTTGCCTTGTTGGTTTCTTCTAATCTTGCGTCTAAAAGCTGAACTAAATCTGAAGGAATCGCTTTGTCAGTATATTTTCGTACCATGTGTCGTTCTTTGATTGCTTCTTTGATTGTCATCTCAACAATTTCATTTTTCATTCTCGCATTCCTCCAACTTAAGTCATGGTTTTTAATCTTGAATGTGCGTCATTTAATAATAAGTTAACGACCAGCATAAGAGTCAACATCTCAGAGCTAAAACCAATTAATGCAGCAGAGTGACTGCAATTCAAAGATCTGAAGACATTATACATTCGCATAGAATATCTCTTATAAAAACAGCCACTTATGATTAATACTTGCAAAATAATTTAGGTTCATGAAAGCAGATGTGAATGTAGAATACACACTCAACAATGGTCAGGCCTTTCGATGGAAAAAGGTAGGAGAGGAATGGAGGGGAGTGTGTCGGGACAAAATAATTTACATCTGCCAGAAAGATGATGAGATCTCATTCAGAGGAGCACCAGAAGAATTTATCTGCAACTATCTGAGGCTTGATGACGACTTAGACAAAATCTATGACAGCATATGCAAAGACGATCAGGTGGCAGCTGCTGTAGAAAGATTCAGAGGCATGCGGATTTTGAGACAGGACTTGTGGGAGTGCTCTGCATCATACATGCTTGCTACAAACGCCACAGTGCCGAGAATAAAATCCATGATCGAAACAGTATGCCGCAAATGCGGACAGGAACTTGAAGAGGATTTATTTGCATTTCCTCTACCTGAAGAGATTGCTTCACAGGATCTGTCAAAATGCGGACTCGGTTTCAGGGCTGAAAGACTGAAAAAATACGCTGAGAGTGTTTATTCAGGAGAGTTTGATCTGGAAGAACTGAAAAATATGAACTATGAAGATTCTGTCCAGAAACTGATGACTGTGTATGGAATAGGTCCAAAGGTCGCAGACTGTGTTGCTTTATTCTCATTGGGACATCTGCAGGCCTGCCCTATTGACGCAAGAATAAGTCATGTCATGGAAGATAAATATGGTATCAAAGGAAGCTACGCAAAGGTCGGCTCCTATGCAAGAGATCACTTCGGACCGTATGCCGGCTATGCTCAGGAATACTTCTATATCGGCATGAGCCCTGAATATAAGATTTAATCATCGATATGGCAGCAGTCTGGACATACGCAGTCTGGCGCTTTCAGACCTGTATGCACTTCATAGATCGATACTAGCATTCCGCTTTTTTTGATTATTTCGCAGATCCTGCATGTTTCGGTAACTATGTCTGAACCATCAACGATTCTCTGAGCGGATATGGTAATTTCATTTTTGAATTCATCATATCTGCCGCTGGCCTCAAGCTCTTTGTTGCTGCCTCTTTTTGATTTTAGATACTGTGAAACAGCTGCATCAGTAACACCAAACTTACGGGCTACTTCTGCCTGAATCATGCCATGTTTGTCAACCAATTCTCGAGCTAATTCTCTTCGTATGGCAGGAAGCACATACCAAACAATTAGTTCACATGGAATCTTCATGACCCTGAAGCTGATTGGGCGATATTAAACGTTTCGTACAAATGTATACTTTATACAGTTCCTGGATTTGTTTTCTCATAGAATGAAAGAATGTCCCAGTCATCTTCGGAATCGGTGGTGCGCTTGCACACGATCCCGTTAGACCGGGCATATCTTTCCAAGATGAGTTCTGCTTCCCGAGAGCCGAGAAAGTCTTCGACAGACATTTCATCTTTGGAGTTGACTCTGCCGCGGAAAGATCCTGCCAGTCTAGAGCCGTCCATTATAACGGAGTAAGTAGCTCCTCCTCTCAGTTTTTTAATCCAATCTGAGAGATATGTATGCAGATTGTCGTCCGGTGTTATGACCACCTCGCCTTTGAAATTTGCAGCTCCATAGCTCTCCAGTTCAGACTTCATGATCCAGTACATCGTGTCTGTACCATCTACTAAGAATCCTTTCACAAGGAAATCTTCATCCTCCAGTTCTGCAAGGATCTGCCGGATGTCTCTCATCGGCATGCGGAATCTCAGGAAACGAGAGAGGTTTTCTGCGCTAAACAGGCCGTAGTTCTCAAAGAAGTGGATGATTATTGATTTTCTTGCGTCATGAACATCCATGCCTGAATCTGGGATAATTCTGAAACGCTTATTCTGATCAGTATAGATGATTGCTCCAGAAGTCAGAGATTTCAGCGCCTCCTGGGTGGCATCTTTGCTTAGCGGAGAATTGTTTAAGATCGTACCTTTAAACATTGGTTTTCCGCTTTCAATCATCTTCAGAATTAGTTTCATATCAGGAGTAATCTCACGGTTCTTTGCAGCCCTGCAGAGACTGGCAAATTCCAGAGATGTGTACGTAATGTAATCAGGAATCGCCTGAACCTTGACTACAAAACCCATGTCAAACATGCTTTTCAAAGGAATCCTGTTGCGGCATCTGATTGAAGTTGAAGCATCAGAACGCAGACCTCCCTGAACCTTGATGGCATCTGCTACATTCTGGAAGCGTTTGCCTAATCCCTGCTTTGTGAACACTAAGGAAAGGGCTGAATCGAAGGAACAGCGGGTAGGGACCAAATTCCCTTTTGCAAACATGTCGCCGACTTCAATCCATCCTTTTGATGAAAAGATGTCCCGTACCTCCTGCGGAGAGTTGGAAGGGGTATTTCCCATAACTTCTCTCATTCTGATGACATCATATCCTTCCATCTTATGATACTGCATGAGAACATCTAACGCATCAAGAACAGAGGGAATGTTTTCAACAGTATCTACATCCAGCTCACGGATTTCGATGACACCGCTCATATTCCATTTTTCTGCCCCGCCGATCAGGGTTCCATCGCGGATAATCGGGTAAATCCATCTGTCTCCGAACCTGGAAGCAACTGCAGCCCAGATTGATTGAACACTTGGATCATAGAGAGACACGACTTTGCATCCCTGCGGCTGGGTACTTGCTTTTCCAAGATTCTCGAGTTCATCGCGGAAGACAAACATTTCTTCCCGCCCTTCCCCGACTGAGACTGATTCCACGTCCAGATCTTTAATGACATTCATGATCTGTTCGTTTGTAAACTGCGTTGCAGTTGAAATCATATAGACAGAAATGGGACCATAGGACCGGATGTACTGCTCAACGATATCTCTGACAGGATCGCCATCGAATTCCGGTGCGTCATACCTGATGTATGTGTTCTCGGATGCACGCTCTTCTCTTTCCTCAAACCTGCGTACAACATACATATTGCGGTCAAGGTGGTCGATGGATTCCTTGATCTCATCTTTGCTTCTGTCAGGCATAATCGCAGAGATCTGCCTCAGTGACGCTCCATCACCCATAGCAGAGGAGATTATTTCCAAAACTCTGGTATCCAGTGCATTCAGTTTATCTCTGCGGTATGCTGATACATAAGGAGGAGCATCTTCTGAAAGTATATACCTTACACGCCCCCGCATAAACCTGCCCAGAAGAATTTTTCCAGACTTTCTCAATTCTTCCCAGTCTTTCATGCTGAAGTTGTTTACACGGTAAAATGCATCTAACGGTGAGCCGAGTGTAACATTCGCTTTGAATAATTCCTCAATCGTATCAAAAGGCCCGTCCTGCTTATTTCTGCGGTGTGCCTCCACGTTTGAATAATCATATGCCTGCAGGTTATCCGTCTTCAATCTCAGATAATCTTTCTTAAGCATATATTGATTATTTTCAGAAACTAAATATTTACCTTCTCTCACCAGTTCTCTGTGCATCATGCCTTTCAAGGCAGTCTGCACCTCCTTAGAAGAGAGGCTTAATGCAAATGCAATATCCTCTACATCCGCAGGAGCGTAGCAGTTCAGATAATTCAGGATTGCTGTATCAATGGACTCTTCTCTTGACGGCAGAGAAAGCTCTTCCTGCTTGAGATAGGTCCACTTCCCATTCTGATATGCTGTACGCTTCACCAAGCCGCATACTTCAAGCTTTCTCAGAGACTGCGCAATCTTCTCTCTAGGA from Candidatus Methanomassiliicoccus intestinalis Issoire-Mx1 encodes:
- a CDS encoding nitroreductase family protein, with the protein product MKNEIVEMTIKEAIKERHMVRKYTDKAIPSDLVQLLDARLEETNKANDLNIKLITGKSDGLSSIAKLLLAKGVNNYIVLAGPDRADLDEKLGYYGADIMLYAQTLGLNSWWVGGMFNPNGAKSNLENKSVRINGIIAIGYGQTNGVQHKMKTADQISSYEGETPRWFAEGVEALLYAPTALNKMAFTVKGSGNKVSITCDSGHFSGIDLGIGKYHFEVGAGRDNFEWI
- a CDS encoding DNA-3-methyladenine glycosylase family protein — translated: MKADVNVEYTLNNGQAFRWKKVGEEWRGVCRDKIIYICQKDDEISFRGAPEEFICNYLRLDDDLDKIYDSICKDDQVAAAVERFRGMRILRQDLWECSASYMLATNATVPRIKSMIETVCRKCGQELEEDLFAFPLPEEIASQDLSKCGLGFRAERLKKYAESVYSGEFDLEELKNMNYEDSVQKLMTVYGIGPKVADCVALFSLGHLQACPIDARISHVMEDKYGIKGSYAKVGSYARDHFGPYAGYAQEYFYIGMSPEYKI
- a CDS encoding transcriptional regulator, encoding MKIPCELIVWYVLPAIRRELARELVDKHGMIQAEVARKFGVTDAAVSQYLKSKRGSNKELEASGRYDEFKNEITISAQRIVDGSDIVTETCRICEIIKKSGMLVSIYEVHTGLKAPDCVCPDCCHIDD